TCGACGTCGATGGAGGTCGGCGTACGGGTGATGGCCGAGCGCTGGGACTCGGCCGAGGCGGAGCCGGTGCGGGTGGCCACCGCGTACCTCGTCTTCGTCGGCGTGGAGGTGGGCGGCGCGCCACGGGCGGTGCGGCCGGTGCTGCCGGAGACGGCGGAGGACAGCCGTCGCTGGCGTGAGGCGGAGATCCGCCGGGCGCACCGGCTCGCCCGCCGCCGCGCCATCCAGCACGCGCGGCGCGAGTCCGGCTGAGCGGTTGTCGTGGCCTGCTGCGTTAGCAGGGGACCCTGGTACTACCGCAGGCGTTAACAAGGTGCCCTTCCTTACATCCGGGCGCACCGGTGACGGCAACGGATGCGCGACGGTAGGGCAGGATGACGCCACGGCCCACCGCACAGCGTCGTGCCGGGCCAGGGGAGGAGTGGACCAGTGACGGACGTGCTGTGGACGCCGCCGGCGGACGTGCTCCAGCGCTCACGCATCGGGACGTACCTGCGGTGGCTCGCCGAGAACCGGGGGCTCGATTTCGCCGACTACGACGCGCTGTGGCGGTGGTCGGTCACCGACCTGGACGCCTTCTGGCGCTCGATCTGGGACCACTTCGAGGTCGTCGCGCACACCCCGCCGACCGCCACCCTGGGCGCCCGCGACATGCCGGGGGCCCGGTGGTTCCCCGACGCCACGCTCAACTACGCCGAGAACGTGCTGCGCATGCCCGGCCGCGCCGACGACGACCCGGTGGTGATCGCGCACTCGCAGACCCGTGCCCCGGTCACCCTGACCGCCGCCGAACTGCGCGACCAGGTCCGCCGGGTGGCCGCCGGGCTGCGCCGGCTCGGCGTGGGCACCGGCGACCGGGTGGCCGCGTACGCACCGAACATCCCCGAGACGTACGTGCTGCTGCTGGCGACGGCCAGCCTCGGGGCGATCTTCTCCTCGTGCGCGCCGGAGTTCGGCACCCGCAGTGTCACCGACCGCTGGCAGCAGATCGAGCCGACCGTACTGGTCGCGGTGGACGGCTACCGCTACGGCGACAAGCCGGTGGACCGGCGTACCGAGGTGGCCGCGATCCGCGCCGCACTGCCGTCGCTGCGGCACACGGTGAGCATCGCCTACCTCGACCCGGCGGCCCCGGCCCCGGCCGGCGCGCTCTCCTGGGCCGAGCTGGCGGCGGAGACCGACGAACCGGCGACGTTCACCCCGGTCCCGTTCGACCATCCGCTGTACGTGCTCTACTCCTCGGGCACCACCGGGTTGCCCAAGCCGATCGTGCACGGGCACGGCGGCATCCTGCTGGAACACCTCAAGATGCTCGCCCTGCACCACGACCTCGGTCCCGCCGACCGGTTCTTCTGGTTCACCACCACCGGCTGGATGATGTGGAACTTCCTGGTCTCCGGCCCGGCGGTGGGCACGACGATCGTGCTGTTCGACGGCAACCCGGGCCACCCGGACCTGGGCGGGCTGTGGCGGCTCGCCGAGGAGACCGGCACCACCTACTTCGGCACCTCGGCGCCGTACCTGCTGGCCTGTCGCAAGGCGGGCCTGGCCCCGCGTGAGATCGCCGACCTGTCCGCGCTGCGCGGGCTGGGTTCGACCGGTGCGCCGCTGCCCGCCGAGGGCTTCACCTGGGTGTACGAGACGGTCGGCACCGACCTGCAACTCCAGTCGCTGTCCGGTGGCACCGACGTGTGCACCGGCTTCGTCGGCGGCGTGCCGCTGCTGCCGGTGCACGCCGGTGAGATCACCTGCCGGGCGCTCGGCGCCAGGGTGGAGGCCCGCTCGGCCGACGGCACCCCGGTCATCGGCGAACTGGGCGAACTGGTCATCACCGCGCCGATGCCGAGCATGCCGGTGGGCTTCTGGAACGACCCCGACGGGACCCGCTACCGGGAGGCGTACTTCGACGTCTACCCCGGAGTCTGGCGGCACGGCGACTGGATCACCATCAACGCGCGCGGTGGTTGCGTGATCACCGGTCGATCCGACGCCACCCTGAACCGGGGCGGCGTACGCCTGGGCACCGCCGAGTTCTACTCCGTGGTGGAGGGGCTGGACGAGGTCGTCGACTCGGTGGTCGTACACCTGGAGGACGACGAGGGCGGCGCCGGTGAGCTGCTGCTCTTCGTGGTCCTCGCCGACGGCCTCACCCTCGACGACGATCTGCGCGCGACGATCTGCCGCGAGCTGCGCACCGCCCTCTCACCCCGGCACGTCCCCGACGAGATCCACCAGGTGCGCGCGGTGCCCCGGACCCTGTCGGCGAAGAAGCTGGAGGTACCGGTCAAGAAGATCCTCACCGGTACCCCGGTCGACCAGGCCGCCGCCAAGGGCGCCCTGGCCAACCCCGACTCCCTGACCGCCTTCGCCACCCTCGCCCAATCCCGCCCCACCCCCTAACCACCCCACCCCACCCCAGCCGCCGCCCTCCCCGCCCTCCCCGCCGCCCCGCCCTCCCCGCCGCCCCGCCCC
Above is a window of Verrucosispora sp. NA02020 DNA encoding:
- a CDS encoding acetoacetate--CoA ligase, coding for MTDVLWTPPADVLQRSRIGTYLRWLAENRGLDFADYDALWRWSVTDLDAFWRSIWDHFEVVAHTPPTATLGARDMPGARWFPDATLNYAENVLRMPGRADDDPVVIAHSQTRAPVTLTAAELRDQVRRVAAGLRRLGVGTGDRVAAYAPNIPETYVLLLATASLGAIFSSCAPEFGTRSVTDRWQQIEPTVLVAVDGYRYGDKPVDRRTEVAAIRAALPSLRHTVSIAYLDPAAPAPAGALSWAELAAETDEPATFTPVPFDHPLYVLYSSGTTGLPKPIVHGHGGILLEHLKMLALHHDLGPADRFFWFTTTGWMMWNFLVSGPAVGTTIVLFDGNPGHPDLGGLWRLAEETGTTYFGTSAPYLLACRKAGLAPREIADLSALRGLGSTGAPLPAEGFTWVYETVGTDLQLQSLSGGTDVCTGFVGGVPLLPVHAGEITCRALGARVEARSADGTPVIGELGELVITAPMPSMPVGFWNDPDGTRYREAYFDVYPGVWRHGDWITINARGGCVITGRSDATLNRGGVRLGTAEFYSVVEGLDEVVDSVVVHLEDDEGGAGELLLFVVLADGLTLDDDLRATICRELRTALSPRHVPDEIHQVRAVPRTLSAKKLEVPVKKILTGTPVDQAAAKGALANPDSLTAFATLAQSRPTP